One genomic window of Paramormyrops kingsleyae isolate MSU_618 chromosome 22, PKINGS_0.4, whole genome shotgun sequence includes the following:
- the LOC111849267 gene encoding cell adhesion molecule 3-like isoform X1 has product MAMEWGRWPALAARRLVLVAAFCAFTAADGCLELHPPRVVVRHGDPVSVNCTVSTDHSSMGWAAPVDEVPITTGVQFLTWRVESLRIWDLGPLCYANRPGKQCKERLSVTVYKLPDSVSVSSVNSTDPMVEGSQYQLKCEIQNIAPVQNLTVKWYKGDTLVHEDRDYVIKDGKSDREKAPVSVASIVLITANRTTNRTDDNVQYSCGAELDLGPEAPQPPLAVKSTPLNITVHYKPTINPIDTLLYVRRGHSAVLNCSAKGNPPPNIVWMLKGQRLPTQDGIYTISEIDHEGNYTCRASNNLGIHEETMRVIVTDSTRYIFWIIIGIGALLAVVLILFCFLKYWRSRREGVI; this is encoded by the exons ATGGCGATGGAGTGGGGAAGATGGCCCGCACTCGCCGCTCGCAGACTCGTCCTTGTCGCCGCCTTCTGCGCCTTCACAG CTGCTGATGGCTGTCTTGAGCTCCATCCTCCCAGAGTGGTGGTGAGACATGGAGACCCAGTATCAGTGAACTGCACAGTGTCCACAGATCACAGTAGCATGGGCTGGGCAGCTCCAGTAGATGAAGTACCTATTACAACTGGTGTCCAGTTTCTCACTTGGAGGGTGGAAAGTCTGAGAATCTGGGACTTAGGGCCTCTATGCTATGCAAACCGTCCAGGAAAACAATGTAAAGAACGTCTCTCAGTCACTGTGTACA AACTCCCAGACAGTGTTTCTGTCAGTTCTGTGAACTCTACTGACCCCATGGTGGAGGGGAGTCAGTACCAGCTGAAGTGTGAGATCCAGAACATCGCTCCTGTTCAGAACCTCACTGTGAAGTGGTACAAAGGGGACACATTAGTACATGAAGACAGAGACTATGTCATAAAAGATGGAAAGTCTGACAGAGAAAAGGCACCTGTGAGTGTGGCTTCCATCGTTCTGATCACCGCCAACAGAACTACTAACAGAACCGATGATAACGTACAGTACAGTTGTGGGGCAGAACTGGACCTGGGACCAGAAGCACCACAACCCCCACTTGCAGTGAAATCAACACCCCTCAATATCACTGTGCACT ATAAACCCACTATCAACCCAATAGACACCCTGCTCTATGTGAGGCGTGGCCATTCTGCTGTGTTAAACTGCAGCGCTAAAGGGAATCCTCCCCCGAATATTGTTTGGATGTTAAAGGGCCAGCGATTACCAACACAGGACGGCATTTACACCATCTCCGAGATAGATCATGAGGGAAATTATACCTGCAGGGCAAGTAACAATTTAGGGATCCATGAGGAAACAATGCGGGTGATTGTTACAG ATTCTACAAGATATATATTCTGGATTATTATTGGAATAGGAGCACTTTTGGCTGTAGTTCTCAtccttttttgctttttaaaatactggAGATCTAGGAGGGAAGGAGTCATCTGA
- the LOC111849267 gene encoding cell adhesion molecule 3-like isoform X2, with the protein MEVISRYLPVLLAVAQLFFSESRSTADGCLELHPPRVVVRHGDPVSVNCTVSTDHSSMGWAAPVDEVPITTGVQFLTWRVESLRIWDLGPLCYANRPGKQCKERLSVTVYKLPDSVSVSSVNSTDPMVEGSQYQLKCEIQNIAPVQNLTVKWYKGDTLVHEDRDYVIKDGKSDREKAPVSVASIVLITANRTTNRTDDNVQYSCGAELDLGPEAPQPPLAVKSTPLNITVHYKPTINPIDTLLYVRRGHSAVLNCSAKGNPPPNIVWMLKGQRLPTQDGIYTISEIDHEGNYTCRASNNLGIHEETMRVIVTDSTRYIFWIIIGIGALLAVVLILFCFLKYWRSRREGVI; encoded by the exons CTGCTGATGGCTGTCTTGAGCTCCATCCTCCCAGAGTGGTGGTGAGACATGGAGACCCAGTATCAGTGAACTGCACAGTGTCCACAGATCACAGTAGCATGGGCTGGGCAGCTCCAGTAGATGAAGTACCTATTACAACTGGTGTCCAGTTTCTCACTTGGAGGGTGGAAAGTCTGAGAATCTGGGACTTAGGGCCTCTATGCTATGCAAACCGTCCAGGAAAACAATGTAAAGAACGTCTCTCAGTCACTGTGTACA AACTCCCAGACAGTGTTTCTGTCAGTTCTGTGAACTCTACTGACCCCATGGTGGAGGGGAGTCAGTACCAGCTGAAGTGTGAGATCCAGAACATCGCTCCTGTTCAGAACCTCACTGTGAAGTGGTACAAAGGGGACACATTAGTACATGAAGACAGAGACTATGTCATAAAAGATGGAAAGTCTGACAGAGAAAAGGCACCTGTGAGTGTGGCTTCCATCGTTCTGATCACCGCCAACAGAACTACTAACAGAACCGATGATAACGTACAGTACAGTTGTGGGGCAGAACTGGACCTGGGACCAGAAGCACCACAACCCCCACTTGCAGTGAAATCAACACCCCTCAATATCACTGTGCACT ATAAACCCACTATCAACCCAATAGACACCCTGCTCTATGTGAGGCGTGGCCATTCTGCTGTGTTAAACTGCAGCGCTAAAGGGAATCCTCCCCCGAATATTGTTTGGATGTTAAAGGGCCAGCGATTACCAACACAGGACGGCATTTACACCATCTCCGAGATAGATCATGAGGGAAATTATACCTGCAGGGCAAGTAACAATTTAGGGATCCATGAGGAAACAATGCGGGTGATTGTTACAG ATTCTACAAGATATATATTCTGGATTATTATTGGAATAGGAGCACTTTTGGCTGTAGTTCTCAtccttttttgctttttaaaatactggAGATCTAGGAGGGAAGGAGTCATCTGA